CAACAAGCAAGAGGAAGGATGATGTGGGAATAAAGAAGTCCTGTCCTCCCCTGCTTTTCTCTTGCAGTTTCCATTCATGTTCTGATCCTTTCCTCAGCAGTCTGAGTGTGTATCTGGGGGATGGAGACGCCTAGTGGTGGGGGGCACGTGAAGCCACTGCCTCTTACTCAGAGATGGGGTTCTGAGGTCCACAGGCCACATGACAAAGGCAAAGTCACCTTGAGAAATGCCCTCAATCCAGCACTGCCACTTTGCCCTCCCATCACTGCTGTGGATTTTTGTTCATTTACCCAGCGGGGCATCTGAGGAAGTAGTTGGCTTTCATGTAGGGGCCAGGGAGGATGAAAACCATAAGCAATCGTTGACATTAGAATCATAATCACTGAAGCAAAATGCTTGCGCTGTGACAGGGATGCAGGACTGGAGGGGTAAGAGGGTCCCTGGTACCTTCTCGTGGTCACCGAAGTACATGTTCATGGAGCAAAGAACTGCTCACGCTATTTGAACCACCCCTCTCCTCTCGCTGAcagaataaaattgaatttaggTGAATTGAGGGTTGGTATGACGTGACTCCTTTGCTCAGATGAAATGCAATCTGACTCGTTGTGGAGGTGTTGGAAATCTGCTCGGCCCAGTGCCCGGAGCTCAGGGTCCATCCAGGCACACAAGTGCATAACAAGTCCAGGGTCTGAGTGACTCATTCTCTCAGGTGTTTTCTGGCTAGGGAGGCAGGGAGATGAGAGATGATCCACTGGTGTGCCGGAGCTGGCTGGAAGTGACTCCTGGGCGCAGAGAGTGCAGCCTCTGGAGAGAGAAGACTTCACATCCATAGCTTGAAATTGCCTGAGGTTGGCTGCCTTTGCACCAGGGAAATTGGTAAATGATGCAAATCAGACgtctcctccctccactccctcaGCCAGTTTACTAGCTGAGGATGAGGGCAGGGAGAATGAGATGAGGGATGAGTGCTGGAGGCATGCGCCCTGAGAAGTCAAATGGAGGCGATGGGAAGACGAATACAGGATCTCATATTGGGAGATACTAGAAGATGCTTGTTTTGGAGATGGTTGGAAAATATTGGGAAGCTAAGAGACAGCTTTTTCTAACAGTTGGGAGTTTTACTGTAACTGATTATGAATTGCACCCACTCTCTTCCTTAGCCTCAAAATCTTGGGTTGTCAGGGAGAGGATGTGTTCTGCTGAGAGACTGTATTTTCTGGCTTCCTTTTCAACTAGAGGTGGTCAATGAGATAGAATTTACTGGTAGAATTTTTGGGCAATCTCAAATAAGGTTGACCTGGCTAGGAGGAGTATTTTTCcgacttctttcttttcctcttccttctaaCTGGAACATTGAGGTGGGAGCTGGTGCACCAGCATCAATCTTGGGCTATGATGACAAAAATGATGGACCAAGGATCATGTGGCAGAGCGGAGGAGCCTAAGTCCTTGATAACAAAGTGGAGCTGCTGTCCTAGCCCTAGCCTGACCAGTTCCAGATTTCTTTAAATGACCTCTTTGAGAGAATAAATCCCTAATTTGTTGAAGCAGCTGTTATTGGTCAAAAGCAGTTagggatataatttttttaaagatttttttattcgagagagacagagagagagagagagagagagaggcagagacacaggcagagagagaagcaggctccatgcagggagcctgatccaggactcaatctgggactccaggatcatgccctggactgaaggcaggcactcaaccgctgagccacccaggtgtcccaatttcttttttttttttttttctttttcccaatttCTAAATGACACATTCTTACTTCCATTTCACAttagaaagtgaaataaagtttGTTCTAAGTTTGTTTTGGGAGCTGAGGTAtataagctttttaattttttttttaaagtgagaaaagcAATATATCTTCTTATTTATCAGGAAGCCAAGTTTATCAAGAGCCCAGTTCATTGTCAAAGTGGGAGGAGCCCCACTGGGGCACCTATTTATCTATCTGATTTTATTCTTCAGATTTCCAGTGCTGGGCTCTGGGAAGTAGGGGGAGAAGACAAAGAGATTACAGATGTTCCCCATGGAAAGACTCTAAGTTGACTAGTGGCCCATCATATCTGGAAAAAGAGTGGATCTGGATTTCTACTCTTCATATCCGGTAGGCAGGTGTGAAGTTCACTCTGAATTGGTTGAAAAAGCTGACAGTAGCCTTGGAACTAGGGTGTGACAGAGATGGGTTCAATCCAGTGACCAGAATGTAGCCCAGGGCTCTTATTCCTTGGTCACAGTTGACCCCACCTAGAAAAACTTGCCCCGGGGGCATTTCACACCTATGTAGAACACTCTTCTCCAAAAGATGAATTCCTCGTCATCCTTTAAGGCTTGGCTCTATTACCACCTCCACCAGGAAAGTCCCTGCTCTTTTCCCCTAGTCATGCAGTTTCAGATGATTACATTATGCAGTAATTATTTGTTTACGTAACTCTCATCCTCATTTGTCTGGGAACTCCACAGGGGGTCAGAGAGGAAGGCTAAGACAACTATGCATCCTCTGCGCTTGGCTAAGTCTGCGTAAGGTGTTCACTAAATTAGGCGGAATGAATGAAATCCCATCAATTCATTTTTGTATACTTCATCTGGTAGGGTTGCCATCAAATTTGAGGAATGGTCCACATTATTCCGTTCTTGTTCCTGGGAGATATAACATGATTATACCCATGGTATCTAATGAAAAAGTTGAACTTTATCCAAGAGGCCATGAGACTTGTTATaaggggagaaggagcaggagggatCTCCATGCTCTCCTTCATAGAGTCTGCTGATTCCACCTTCAGTTCCTGCTTTGGCTTCGATTATTGTACTTGCCTTACTCTCTTAGGCATCTCTTGTGTGAATTGCTCCAGGATGGCATCCAGACAGTAGCAATCAAGGCTGTGGCACCTTCATAGTCTAGGGGGTGGGAAACAGAAGCATAAGGAGCATAAAATAGCTTGCCTGAAGTCCCAGAGTCAGAGAGTAGTGAACTACAGATAAAactagggttccttttttttttttaagtttttaatttaatctctatagccaacatgggacttgagCCCACGActggagatcaagaatcacatgctcttctgactaagccaggcGCCCCAGGCAGCCTGTCCTCTTAACCACCATACTGACATCTTGCATTTACTACACTTTGAAATAGTACTTGTTTCATAGGGTTAAGATATGGAAAACACAACAGCTGCCACACCaaaagcattcagtaaatgttggctGTCCTTACTCCTGACCCTTCTTTTGcaaacactcagtaaatacttgaatAGTTTTGAGTGTTATTAAGTGTGAATGAGCACATAggaaagagacagacacacacatgagCATGCATCCACAGAGACACATGCATGCAAATACCAGAGAGAGCAAACGTGATGTGTGGGCTACCACTCAGCACCAGGACACtaggagggacagaggagctCCTCGAAGACAGGGGAGGCAGGCAACAGAATCAAAAGTATGTTGGATGTCTCGGTGCTAATTCCAGGAGCATTCAGggcccagggatcccaatgaatGGGAGGAATAGTGGTTAGGGCTGCCATGCATTGTTGTGCCATCTGTGCCCTACACAAAATGACAGTTGGGGTTGGGGAGAGTAGGGGCTGAGAGCTGTGTGCATCCCAAAGGGGCACGCTTTTCACATTTATCTGCCAAGGGGAATAACTTTTCTCAACCCCACAACAACGCTGTATAAGCTAATATTGACAATAAAGATCCCAAAGACCAAAGAGATCCCAGGAAGAAGAGAGCCCTTAGGGACTTGACTGATTGATTCTCGGGGTTGAGCAATAGTCAAAAAAGCTGATGTTTAGGGAACAGAGCCCCAGTAATTCATTGACTCTAATTATGAAGTACCTATGGTATGTTGGGCGCTCTGCTGAAGGAGATGGATACGGACTGCACTTTCATGGAGCTTAAAGACCCAAGAGGGAGGCAGATATCAGACAAGGAAACTAATATGTAATGTCAGCCAGTGGTTAGGGCTataatggaaggaaaacaaaatgaaagattgaCAGTGACAGAGGAGGGAGAGCAATTCTGGGTAGGTGTTTGAGTGGAGAACGGGATGATGGGAAGGGGCCTGCTATGATATCTTGAAGATCAGCCCTAGTATTGGGGTCCAGGGTAAAATCTAAACAATAGATAGCAAATGGTTGGAATGGAAGAAAGGCTACCTAAGGAGAAGTGACTTCTACCCAAAGGGATGTGAGAAAGTAGTCCTGCTACCCTTGCACAACCCCAGGGGGCACCATTTGTACCACGAAGAAGAATGTTACGGCCTCAGACGGAGGTGACTTGTTCTGCCTatgtccccttccctcccaggagACCGAATGTTCAAATGGGTAACAGCCAGGCCAAATATGACAACGGAACTCTGACCCACAATTTCTGGAGCAGAATGATCAGGACTTGGTGAGTGGCTGCCAGTGCTCCTATTTTTACCTCCTTGCTTCCAACTCAGGACCAACCAGAGAAAAATCACTCATTTCTGCAAACCAACTACGTAGGAGGCCCTACTTCTAGTTCACCTGTCTCCGGCTTCCCCTGGCCACAGCTTCCCATCAGGGCGCCCCTGAAGCCTCCCCAAAGCAAGACCCTTTGCTATGGCAAGCTCTGTGTCAGCAGGCTCTGTTCTCTTTTGGGAGGGTCTTCATGGATTTCTAGGCTCCCTTTCTGCTGAGTAGGGATGCAGATATGGGGTGAATCGTGAACACTAGAATGCAAGGAGCCTGGCAGACTGTGGACTTGCCATTCACCCTGGACTGTtagaacccccacccccccacacacacacacaggcacccctccccccagaggAGCCTTTTTGGTCTCAGATTGAACAAACTTCATCTATTTAAACTGTACTAATTTGGAACTTGTGCAAGTTTGCCCTGGAGCACCCTGGATACATTTGCACTGGATTAAAAACCAGAGTTTGCTGAGCAGATTCATGTACAccagattttactcatttaaactGGGATTTTTGAGTTACTTTAGCCTCTTTCATTTGCATACAATGATTGATATGCTAATTATAATAGACTCTGATCTGTGCATTAGTACTTAGAGCACAGTTAGTCTGGGAGGCCTGGGAATGCTTGTAATGGGGAGGAATAAAGCTGTACTGGGACACACAAAATTCTGAATTCTTGTCAACTTTGACTGGATTCCCCCAGTCGGGAGAAACAAGCAAATCTTACTCTTTCTTGGGTGTTTTGTGTCCCTAATGTAAGTCTGTCTCTCTTTGGATACAGCTTTGGCCACCATGTGGCCCAGGAGCACAGGACACCACTTTTGGATGGGGGATGTATCAGGATGATTCATTAATGTCCACATACATCCAACCCACCCTTCTTCTGGTCCCTGGATATCCAGGGCCCCAACTTCTCCATGGTGACAGCTCCCACTGGCCTCCATGTCACTTCTCTAAGGGGAAGCACAGAGGGAGTAGACTTCCAGAACTGGCTTCTCAGTACCATGGTCTCAGTCACCTGATCTCCTGTAAGATGCTTGGGACCGGAAGATAGGCCACGACACAGAACTAATGTCTTAGGCTTTTGCATCCTTCAGTCTTCTAAGTCAGACTCTCATTTTCAGGAACTTTGCACCATACCTGACAGAGCAGACAAAGACCAAGTGGCCCCTGGAGTTTCGGCGATCCTTTTCAACTTAGCTGTGAGTACTCTAGAGCTTTCTGGGAATCTTGACCTAGAAGTGCAGTTCTTTGGAATATTCCTGTCCATGCTCCCAGGCATCCAACATCCATCCACTCACTCACACACTGACCTGTCAAACATTTGCTGTGCCTATTGTATGTTAGCAAGATACAATCTTGATCTTCAAGGAGCCATGGTCTACGGTGAAATGGACATACAAATAATGCTAATCTAGCATGAGAAAAACTGTAATTGAGCTGTGTGCAAACTACTGGGTGAATAAAGAAGAGTGAGCAGATAACTCAGCTTGACTGGGGATGGCTTCACAAGTATCAAGCAGGTGACGcttgagtgaagtcatatggaaGCTTCCATTAGCTGGAGAcatggggtggggacagagggtaGGGAGGGGAAGCATTCCAGGCAAAGGCAGTAGGAACTTAAAACAGTTAAGAAAAGGCACATAGTTCTGTGAGGCTGGAACAGAGGATGAGGGAAGGGAAGATCCCAGAAACTGTAGTAGAGGTTGTCTTGCTGGAGGATTTGGTCTTTATTCTGAGGTCAGAGTACATGCACCCAAAGCAGCGTCGTGAACTCACATGCCAACAGGGGCCAGGCAGATGATGTCAATCAGTGAGGTGGGCCAGGTGGGGACTGGAAGACCCAGGAGCACAGGCTTCATCCAAAGGTGGCAACTGATTATTGCCATGCTAGAACGCAGGCTCAGGGTAGCCAAGTTCCCATTAATAAATGGAAatccatatttttatatgaacaCTCCCAAGTTTTAAATGTTGGGAATTACTTCAAAACATCATGCTGGCCAAGCATAAACATCTGACGTCCTAGCAGTCCCTAGGCTTTTAGTTTGCCACTTCAGATATAGCTTAAGCAGAGAGCTGTCACAGTCAGACTTCCGTTTCAGTGTCCCCACAGATCTCTAAATGATGTTTCTGCAGCAGCCTCTGCCAGCAAGAACCTCTTTTCCCCATCTTCACCTCCTTGCTTCTTGCCTATGTGGTTTTTGCATCCCTCACTGCCCTCCTAAGACTAGACCTACCCCTGACTGCCCTCCCGGACCACACTCATCCCTCACTGCCCTCCCGAGACCACGCCCACCCCTCACTGTCCTCCCAGACCATCTTCAGCACTAACCCCCATCTTGCATAGGAGGAGCTGGATGAATGAGCCATGCTCCAGGCCCAGCTTATAGAGAAGAGCCCAGCATTAAGGACACGAGAGAGCCATATTTATTTCACATGGACAAGCATGATTCCTTTGCATGCTGAACATGAAAGCTCGCGTGAGGAAAGTACCCGTAACAGCAGAATTAATGTGCTTTTGTCCATAGGGAGCAGGGAGGGTCACAAAGTGGTTTTCAAAGACAGTTACCCTTCAAGCAGAGTTGAGACCCCAGGCTTTGAAATCTCTGGTTTATTTCATCATCAAAGGGTTTGTCTCCCAGGCGCGGCCAGGGGTGCTTCTGGCTCTGCAATGTCTCGATGAGCTGCTAAGGtcaggaggaagaggatggtCTCCTATCCTACCGCCCAGGGTGGCTAGGGAGGGTGAAGCTCAGAGGGGAGGTACATGCCACTAGGAATTAGCAAGTCCACTCCTGGGTGGACAGTGACAGGGACAGACTGCTGTGTTCACAGCAACAGAACCATCACCACTTATAATATCTAGCATAATCAGAAGATCCGCTCTTCTTAAAGCAATTTCCCAAGGCCTCTTATGGGCTGAAAGGAAATAATTCAGAATTGACTGGACATGCCAGAAGCAGGTCAACTTAGCCTAGACAGACTGGGAAGAGCTAGTGGCAGGGACCCCCCTGGTCTCATGGCCTTAGCTGGGCTTCCTAGTGCCAGGATGATGGAACCCGAGATGGGAAAGGGGGCTGGAGCCTAGGTTTGGTTTGCTGGGGCAAGAGGATCACAGATTCTAGGGGCAAACCTCATGGAAGAGACAAGCAGAAGAGCCCTTGCAGCTTGGTAGCTCACTCCCACCTGAAGTCCTGTCCAACAGtttcataaaatttaatattataaggTCTATAAAATTCCCGGAGCTGGTCTATCACTTCAGGATCAATCTGTACATGAGTTCTGCCTTTCGATTTGCCCAGGCACCGAGGCAGGAGGCTCGATTCTGTTTTTCTCAAGCAAGGGAATCCTTTGGTCTTGTTGAAATAGAAGTGCTTGTCTGTGATGAACCTCTTGATGCCCAGAAAGTCCTGGACCCGGCCCATCTCGCCTGCCGGGTCGGTGATGAGCCGCTCACCACTGACAAAGTGGATCTGAGCCAGAGGGAAGTACTGCAGCCAGCTCTCCAGGTGCAGCGCGTACATGCCGATGCGGATGGCGTTCCACGACACGTCCACCTGGCCCAGCGTGCGGTTGCGGAAGGAGAGGCCCTCGAAGGTGGGGATGTCCGGCTTCTTGGAGAGCGTCTGTGTGTAATCCGAGATGGCTCGGGTCACAGGGTTCCGCACGACCACAATCAGCTTGGTGTCTCGGGACATGTTGAAGATGCGTCGAGGGGCCTCCTGAGTGACGAAATAGCTGGGTGTCTTCTCCAGGGTGATCTGGCTCTCGAGCGTCCGTGGCATCAGGCTCCTGTAGGATAGAAGCAGCACATCATCAGACAgggtccgggggtggggggtgggccaGGGAGACCATTTCCCTATACCCAGCTCCCTAGCAGAGCCCCCTCTCTCCTCGGTGACATCTGAGCTCCACCTGAATTCACCGGGTGAGGAACCTACTTTGGGAACTAGGCTTCCGACAAGCTTGACTTTTTATAGTATCGTATTGTCGACATAATCACTACCCTGCATTAGATCTCCAGTGAGGAACCCACTTCAACTCGTggtagttgtttaaaaaaaatctttaacgaGTTTGCTTTAAGagaggaaacaacctaaatgttcatcagtaAGGGTTAAATAAACGATGGAATAGCCAATGAATAGAAACTGGTATATCTGTGTGTACACAAAGGGAATGATTTCGAAGATACAGCgttaaatgagaaaagacaagATACACCATATTCACTTGAGGAAGGATAGGCAAGAGACCAATGAAAATGGTTGCTTTTGGGGAGGTGTTGTGTGGTGGGGCACAGTTGAGGTCGGGGATAAATGAGAATTTCTTTTATTGTATAACTTTTTAtcctgcttaaaatttttaatgtgtttactacatatccaaaaaaatacaaaaggaagcCACCGAACATTCTTCTGGCAAAAGAGATTTCTCCCAACATACTAAGAAAGTCTTTttctggggagagggaaggctTGTTTTGTAGGAATagcaagtgattttatttattcattcattcatccatttatttatttatttgcaagtgtCTTAGAAAGGAGTTCTGATGTCGTTTTCTGCTGGAACACATCTGAGATACATCCTCAGTATAAGCCTGAAATAGCACAGAACTCCAGGCTGGAAACCAGGTAATGTAACCTCTTGCTccctttttaatttcctggttctGCTTGAGACTTTCAGGGATGATGGTGGGGAAGCTCTGAAGTCTCCTTCCTCGATGTGTCTCCTTCAGGCTTTGATGGAGGGGAAGAGTCCTTGGCTCCCAGTTGCTACTTCTCTCTGAAGGTTGTTATGCACTTTAGACCACccaaggtatttaaaaaaaaatgcagacgtCTGGGGCCCATCCTAGACCAACTGATTAGAAATATATGGGgtgggtactttttaaaaaatctcctcaGGTGGTTCCAATGTGGAGGCAGCATTGAGAACCCCTACTAGGTCATTGTTTCCCCACTGTGACTCCCCTATCCCCAAAACATTCTCTTCACCTTCCTCTGGAGCATACATTCCCATTTTTTCCACATTCCCATCATCCACTGCATCCAACAGCCCTGCTTCACGGCTCTTTACCCAAAATCtccactttctctttcctttttctttcctttagtgtGATGATCATGTGCTCTCCTCCTCATGGCCATACTTTGGGTCTTGTCCTTGGAATTACCCTAATTCTGAAACAGCTCGCTCTGAAATTCCACTCTGGGACTGTGGAGTGGGTCGAATGGTGACCTTTCTGAAAAATATGTCCACTCAGcacctgtgaatatgaccttacttgggaaaagggtctttgcagatgtaagttAGTTGAGGACCTCTAGATGAAATccgggtgggccctaatccaatgagCAGCAGCCTTACAGGGGACAAACaggggagaagagacagagaagacaatgtgaagatgaaggcagagcgTGGCGTGTTAGATGTACAAACCGAGAAATGCCAAGGactgctggcaaccaccagaagaAGCTGGTGGCTCTAAGCCACTCAGTTAGTGGTCACTTgtttatggcagccccaggaaacgaATACAGACTATAaccttctttctttccacctcGATTTAACACAGTCTCAAGTCCCTTATATGCTTGATCTTCAAATTCATCTATGAATCTCTTGATTTCACGTTCCTCCATGCCTACTCTGGACCCATGAATAACCACTGCAGTGGCACCATGGTCATGGTCATGagcatcctcctcctcatccatTTCCTTGCAGTATGTGTTCTCTCCTTCTCTAGCAATGCGTCCTTCCAACCTTCcatcctctcccattctctcctggACTGACAAACAGCAGTGGAGAGAACCACAGACACCGACAGCTAGATCCTTGATATTAGTTTCAGTGGAACTCTCAAACACTGCTCAgtaattatttgtatttgtctCTCTAGGCCCCCCACATGGTTCTTCCTAATAAGTGctccacagggatccctgggtggcgcagtggtttagcgcctgcctttgacccagggcgtgatcctggagacccgggatcgaatcccacgtagggctcctggtgcatggagcctgcttctccctctgcctatgtctctgcctctctctctctctcactgtgtgcctatcataaataaataaaatttaaaaaaaaattaaaaaaaataagtgctccacattctcaccaggaGCCCCCATCTCTACTCccattctcccccccccccatgtatCAGTTCTTCTACTCTCCTCTCTTCCACCTTTAGTCTGTTACCTGCACCCATCCTGGGTCCCTCCCACTGGTCTTGGAGGACACAGTGGGCTCATCTGTCCCCCTGTGCTCTCAGATCCCTTCCCCTGGGTGCCTCTCCTGCAAACCTGCACATTATCCCTTGGAACCTGCAAATTCACAGTGTACCTGACAGGCTGACACAACTGGTATCTTGCTTCTTCCAGGCTCAAGGTCTATCACAGACCCTTGCAAGTTGaaagtttagtttgtttttttaagattttgttatttgagaaagagtgagtgagcacatgcagggggagaagggcagagggagagggagaagtagactccctgctgagcagggagcccagcttgggggcttgatcccagaaccctgggatcatgacccaagctgaaggtagatgcttaactgactgagccacccatgtgcccctgaaagtttaatatttattaatactgAGTAGgccaattcttttttaaaaataggatatcATTATTAGCAATCACAAGTACACATGAATAGAATTCTTTGGCTGGATTTTCTTAGAAATGTGCCTATATTATATTATGACTCTGGCACACACTGTAATTAGGTGTTACCCTTAAGGACAGGAGCAGATGACTTTGTATAGATGTGACAGTGCCTTGAAAATTAAGGATTTTCAAACTCTATGGGGGTGACTGATATAAAGGTTTTCCCTAAAACAAAAAGTTGACTTGACAAGCTACTAAGCAGATTTTCTGCACTACCCCTTTAACACATTAAAGAATACCCAAGAGAGAAAGTTGTGGGTAAGGTATTCCCAAGCTTATCTGAGTAAGGATAGATACTTTTGCCAGAAGCACCAAGGAACATCTCTCTGTTACCAGTTTGGAAAATTTTGACCAGTTCCAATGATTTCCAGGGTGGCACATCATTCCCCCCACTGTGCATGAAAGGGAAGTCCCATCCTTCCAATTCCTAACTGGCATATTAGCTGCAAAACCAAGTTACACATACTAAGACACTCACACCAGACTGGAAACCTCGCACAAACGTCAGCATGCCAGGAGTCAAATGGCTCCTGTGCACTGCACATTTT
This DNA window, taken from Canis lupus familiaris isolate Mischka breed German Shepherd chromosome 6, alternate assembly UU_Cfam_GSD_1.0, whole genome shotgun sequence, encodes the following:
- the HS3ST2 gene encoding heparan sulfate glucosamine 3-O-sulfotransferase 2, with translation MAYRVLGRAGPAQPRRARRLLFAFTLSLSCTYLCYSLLCCCDDLGRSRLLGAPRCLRGAGAGGQKLLPKSRPCDPPGPTPSAPAARLPAANHSGSARLGTKRLPQALIVGVKKGGTRAVLEFIRVHPDVRALGTEPHFFDRNYGRGLDWYRSLMPRTLESQITLEKTPSYFVTQEAPRRIFNMSRDTKLIVVVRNPVTRAISDYTQTLSKKPDIPTFEGLSFRNRTLGQVDVSWNAIRIGMYALHLESWLQYFPLAQIHFVSGERLITDPAGEMGRVQDFLGIKRFITDKHFYFNKTKGFPCLRKTESSLLPRCLGKSKGRTHVQIDPEVIDQLREFYRPYNIKFYETVGQDFRWE